The sequence GGCCGTAAATGTCAGTAAAGGTTTCGGAGATCGCCTACTGGTGGAAAACCTGAACTTTGACCTGCCACGCGGTGGTATTGTGGGCATCATCGGTGCCAATGGCGCCGGTAAAACAACCCTGTTTCGCATGCTTACAGGTCAGGAGAACCCCGATTCCGGTGAGCTGATTGTTGGTGAAACCGTTAAAGCCTCCTATGTCGATCAGTCGCGTGATTCGCTTGATGACAGCAAAACCGTTTGGGAAGAGATCTCCGGCGGCACTGATTCGATGTATCTGGGCAGGGTTGAGGTTTCGAGTCGCGCCTATTGTGGTCGCTTTAACTTCAAGGGCGGCGATCAGCAGAAGAAGATCGGTCTGCTCTCCGGTGGTGAGCGCAATCGCGTCCATCTGGCCAAGATGCTCAAAGAGGGCGGCAATGTGTTGATGCTCGATGAGCCGACCAATGACCTTGATGTTGAAACCCTGCGTGCGCTAGAAGAGGCGCTGCTCGATTTCGCAGGTTGCGCCATTGTCATCTCGCATGACCGCTGGTTCCTCGACCGTGTCGCCACCCACATGCTCGCCTTTGAGGGCGAAGGCCATGTTGAGTGGTTTGAGGGCAACTTCGAAGAGTATGAGGCGGATAAGAAGAAGCGGCTCGGTGAAGATGCAACTCAGCCGCACCGTATGAAATATAAGAAGCTGGTCTAAGGAGCATCCCATGGATAAACCTGTCGTAGTCATCGGAATCGGCGAGATCGGATCGGTCTTTGCACGTGGATTTATGAAGCTCGGTTATCCGGTTGTGCCGGTGACGCGCGAGATGGATATGGCGCTTGTATCAGCCGACTTTCCAGAGCCTGAAATGGTCGTGGTCGCAGTGGCCGAGAAGGATCTGCATGCTACACTGAAGCAGATTCCCGATAGCTGGTGCGACAAGCTTGTGCTGCTGCAGAATGAGCTGCTGCCGCGTGACTGGAAAGAGCATGGACTGGAGAACCCTACGGTGATCTCTGTCTGGTTTGAGAAGAAGAAAGGCATGGACTCTAAGGTGGTGATTACCTCACCGGCCTATGGGCAATTTGCAGGGTTGCTCAAAGAGGCGCTTGGCTCGCTCGACATCCCGGTTGCTGTGCTGGAGGGTGAAGATGCGCTGCTCTTTGAGCTGGTGCTGAAGAACCTCTATATCCTCACTACCAATATCGCAGGCCTTGAAGCTGGCGGCAATGTGCGCGAACTGTGGCTGAACCACAATGAATTGGCCTGCAGTGTGGCCGGTGATGTGCTCGATATTCAGGAGCACCTGACCGGAGAGGTGCTCAATCGCAGAACCTTGATCGAGGGTATGCTCAAAGCCTTTGATGGCGATCCCGAACACGGCTGCATGGGGCGTTCAGCCCCGGCAAGGCTGGCACGTGCACTGACTATTGCTGATGAGTCGGGGCTGGATGTGCCGATCCTGCGCAGGATTGCAAAAGCAAGGTTGTAACAGTGAGATGAAGGGGGGCATGCAATGGGAAAATATTTGATCAGCAAACCGATGCGTTTCTTTTTTCTGATAGCGGCCTCGATCCTCTGGGCCGGTATCTGGCTTACTGGCTTTGCCGCGGTGCACTGGCTGCTCTATATCCCGGCGGTATTCTTCATCTTTGCCTCACTGACCGGCATCTGCCCCGGCATGATCATCTCGAACATGCTCTTCGGCGAAAAGAAAGGGGAGTAGGGGCATTTCAGTCCCATGTTCGAAAGAACGAAAAAGGCCCGGCAATCGCCGGGCCTTTTGATTCAGGATGCTTCAGCTATTCAGCCGATCTCCATCAGGCACTCATCCGGATTGACGTTGTCACCCTCTGCCACATAGATCGCCTTGATGATACCGGAGACCGGTGCAAGCACCTGATTCTCCATCTTCATCGCTTCAACGGTCATGACGGTGTCACCTGCCGCAATCTGGTCACCCACGGCAACAGTGACGGTAACAACGCGGCCCGGCATCGGCGTGGTGACGTCGCTGTCGTTTCGCGCCTTCGGACGGCGAGAACCTTTGGACGCCTTTCTGGTGTCGATGTTTCCATCGTGCGTGGGTACCACCTCGGTGAGTGATTCGACCATCACCTCTTCGAGCATATTATCCACCTTCACGTAGAACGGACGCACATCCTCGCTCTTATGTCCGGAGCCCTCGATCTTGATGTGGTAATTTTCACCATGGATGGTGATGTTGAATTCGGTTGGAGCCAACGCTGGCGCTGGCGTCGATTCAGCTGATTCAGCAACGTCGGCTGAAGTCGCAAGCGATTCCGGTTTGAAGTGACCTGTCTCGCGCTCTTCGAAGAACTCCAGGGCAATGGTCGGGAACATCGCATAGGAGAGCACATCCTCGACCGATTTTGCCTTGTCACCGACTTCGCGAGTCAGTGCATCCATCTCGTTGCCCAAAAGATCGGCCGGTCGAACGTTAATGGTCGCCTCATCGCCGATCGCCAACTTGCGTACATCCTCATTGATCTCACCCAGCGCTTTGCCATACATGCCTTTGAGGTAGGACTTGGTTTCGTTGGTGATTACCTTGTACTTCTTGCCTGAAATGACATTCAGCACGGCCTGCGTACCGACAATCTGGCTGGTCGGGGTGACCAGTGGCGGGTAACCGAAATCCTTGCGCACGCGAGGGATCTCATCGAGCACCTCGTCCATCTTGTCCTCTGCGCCCTGTTCTTTCAGCTGGTTGGCAAGATTGGAGATCATGCCGCCGGGAATCTGGTTGATGAATACACGGGTATCCATGCGCGTGGAGTCGGACTCAAAACGCGCGTATTTTTTGCGTACGTCGCGGAAGTGAGCGGCAATCTCCTGCAGTAACACAAGATCCAGACCGGTGTCATATTCGGTTCCAGCAAAGGCTGCTACCATCGATTCAGTTGCCGGATGCGAGGTGCCGCCAGCCAGTGGTGAGATGGCGGTATCGATGATGTCGCAGCCGGCATGTGCCGCTTCCCACTGCACCATCTCGGCAACGCCGGCTGTGGCGTGGGAGTGCAGGTGCAGAGGAATGGAGACCTCTTTTTTCAGTGCCGTGATCAGTTCTCGGGTACTGACCGGGGTAAGCAGTCCTGCCATGTCCTTGATTGCCAGTGTGTCGCAGCCCATATC comes from Mariprofundus aestuarium and encodes:
- the oadA gene encoding sodium-extruding oxaloacetate decarboxylase subunit alpha; the protein is MTEMKRKLAITELALRDGHQSLLATRMRLDDMLPICDKLDKIGYWSIEAWGGATFDTCLRYLKEGPWVRLRELNKALPNTPIQMLLRGQNLLGYRHYADDVVRKFVDMAAANGVDVFRVFDAMNDLRNVRTAIQQVKANDKHAEGTICYTTSPVHTLEYLIDLGKSLEDMGCDTLAIKDMAGLLTPVSTRELITALKKEVSIPLHLHSHATAGVAEMVQWEAAHAGCDIIDTAISPLAGGTSHPATESMVAAFAGTEYDTGLDLVLLQEIAAHFRDVRKKYARFESDSTRMDTRVFINQIPGGMISNLANQLKEQGAEDKMDEVLDEIPRVRKDFGYPPLVTPTSQIVGTQAVLNVISGKKYKVITNETKSYLKGMYGKALGEINEDVRKLAIGDEATINVRPADLLGNEMDALTREVGDKAKSVEDVLSYAMFPTIALEFFEERETGHFKPESLATSADVAESAESTPAPALAPTEFNITIHGENYHIKIEGSGHKSEDVRPFYVKVDNMLEEVMVESLTEVVPTHDGNIDTRKASKGSRRPKARNDSDVTTPMPGRVVTVTVAVGDQIAAGDTVMTVEAMKMENQVLAPVSGIIKAIYVAEGDNVNPDECLMEIG